One genomic segment of Nitratidesulfovibrio sp. includes these proteins:
- a CDS encoding OmpP1/FadL family transporter, protein MQKPLFLLCLVLVALLLPQHAHASGYAVYEWSARGTALGGAMVARDADPSSVAYNPANITDLSGAQVQVGATAIKPAATMDFKSASQTDRDFSDAIWGLPTAYYTQQLNDHYWFGFGIFSRVGLGTEYAGGDNWAGRYNCSYAGIQSLTFNPNLAMKFSDKFTMAVGVEATYLRFLYDSTIPGAEIKQEIDADGWAYGLNAGARYKPYDWLAFGLAWRSQIDLKVDGNVDYTRMSSSSPATIGQGGISGTEPLPESITFGVMVKPVDRLSLEADVVWTRWSAYEALTMDYNPSLLGVYPSVSKKKDWNDTWRFQFGAEYALTDSVDLRAGYVYDQSPVNGTYEDFAVPCSDRQIVTVGAGWKVDQNWVLDVFYGYLWMTDRHYDARPADYIYGEVDREDAHAHMAGLSVTYKF, encoded by the coding sequence ATGCAAAAGCCGTTGTTCCTGCTGTGCCTTGTCCTTGTTGCGCTGCTGCTGCCGCAGCACGCGCACGCCTCTGGCTATGCCGTCTACGAATGGAGCGCGCGTGGTACCGCGCTGGGTGGCGCCATGGTGGCCCGCGACGCCGATCCTTCGTCCGTCGCCTACAACCCGGCCAACATCACCGATCTGTCGGGGGCGCAGGTGCAGGTGGGCGCCACGGCCATCAAGCCCGCCGCCACCATGGACTTCAAAAGCGCGTCCCAGACCGATCGTGATTTTTCGGATGCCATCTGGGGCCTGCCCACCGCCTACTACACGCAGCAGTTGAACGACCACTACTGGTTCGGCTTCGGCATCTTCTCGCGCGTGGGGCTGGGCACCGAATACGCGGGCGGCGACAATTGGGCCGGGCGCTACAACTGTTCGTACGCGGGCATCCAGTCGCTTACCTTCAACCCCAACCTGGCCATGAAGTTTTCCGACAAGTTCACCATGGCCGTGGGGGTGGAAGCCACCTACCTGCGCTTCTTGTACGATTCCACCATTCCCGGCGCCGAGATCAAGCAGGAAATCGACGCCGACGGCTGGGCGTACGGGCTTAACGCCGGGGCACGCTACAAGCCGTACGACTGGCTGGCCTTCGGCCTGGCCTGGCGCAGCCAGATCGACCTGAAGGTGGATGGCAACGTGGACTACACCCGGATGAGCTCGTCCTCACCGGCGACAATCGGCCAGGGCGGCATTTCCGGCACCGAACCCCTGCCCGAGTCGATCACCTTCGGCGTGATGGTCAAGCCGGTGGACCGCCTGAGCCTTGAGGCCGACGTGGTCTGGACCCGCTGGAGCGCCTACGAGGCCTTGACCATGGATTACAACCCGTCCCTGCTGGGCGTGTACCCCTCGGTCAGCAAGAAGAAGGACTGGAACGACACCTGGCGCTTCCAGTTCGGTGCGGAATACGCCCTGACCGACAGCGTGGACCTGCGCGCGGGTTACGTCTACGACCAGAGCCCCGTCAACGGCACCTACGAGGACTTCGCCGTGCCCTGTTCCGACCGCCAGATCGTCACCGTGGGCGCAGGGTGGAAGGTGGACCAGAACTGGGTGCTGGACGTGTTCTACGGCTACCTGTGGATGACCGACCGCCACTACGACGCCCGCCCGGCGGACTACATCTACGGCGAAGTGGACCGCGAGGATGCCCATGCCCACATGGCGGGGTTGAGCGTTACCTATAAGTTCTAG
- a CDS encoding SagB/ThcOx family dehydrogenase, whose amino-acid sequence MPLMITTGARMTRRAALAALALLGGTLAVTGLPFPVGRSRNADAKGMSGLAHRTLHALHPREARAARGTVALPPPDISGATGGTGNKPLMQALAARASTRSFREDAIPDQVLGDLLWAAWGVNRPDGRRTVPTARNRQGMDVYVVRADGAWRYDGTAHALEPAAEGDLRPLLARQSFVATAPLTLVYTASASEDPVYAAMHAGSMYQGAGLYCASAGLGNVVRASYDEAALHAALRLPADRRIVISQTVGWPRN is encoded by the coding sequence ATGCCGCTCATGATCACCACGGGCGCCCGCATGACGCGGCGCGCCGCACTGGCCGCGCTGGCCCTGCTGGGCGGCACGCTGGCCGTGACCGGGCTGCCCTTCCCGGTGGGGCGAAGCCGCAACGCCGATGCGAAAGGAATGTCGGGGCTGGCGCACCGGACCCTGCACGCCCTGCACCCCAGAGAGGCCCGCGCCGCACGGGGCACGGTGGCCCTGCCGCCACCGGACATCTCCGGCGCGACGGGCGGGACGGGAAACAAGCCGCTGATGCAGGCCCTGGCGGCGCGCGCCTCAACCCGCTCGTTCCGCGAGGACGCCATCCCCGACCAGGTTCTGGGAGACCTTTTGTGGGCCGCGTGGGGCGTCAACCGGCCCGATGGACGGCGCACCGTGCCCACGGCCAGAAACCGCCAGGGCATGGACGTGTACGTGGTGCGCGCCGACGGGGCCTGGCGTTACGACGGCACGGCGCATGCCCTGGAACCCGCCGCCGAAGGTGACCTGCGCCCCCTGCTGGCCCGCCAGTCGTTCGTGGCCACGGCCCCGCTCACCCTGGTCTACACGGCATCCGCGTCGGAAGACCCGGTGTACGCGGCCATGCATGCGGGTTCGATGTACCAGGGCGCGGGGCTGTACTGCGCGTCCGCCGGGCTCGGCAACGTGGTGCGCGCCAGCTACGACGAGGCGGCCCTGCATGCCGCCTTGCGCCTGCCCGCCGACCGGCGCATCGTCATCAGCCAGACCGTGGGCTGGCCCAGGAACTGA
- a CDS encoding methyl-accepting chemotaxis protein, with translation MKLSVKLSGAFGTLLVLMLMLGVYGNYMFGDILVAVHDVTRNWLPSIKSLGEMQASLNAVRRAESQHIISDTTAAMDEEERAMEKARTAFLDGARKYELLISSDEERRMFTKMKADADAYLAVLPQIIPVSRAMKTDEARALSVGKARPAFRSAMQGMMELVELNDKGSQTSGQQAEDEAGQARMVSLVLMLVALGIGIGAALYLIRSTLSQLGEDPGYLYDVSRQIAAGNLAVPFRSSKYKGVYDAMQQMVATLKAKIAEADDKSRQAAAKEQEALTAMREADEARRQAESAKREGMLQAAQKLEGVVEVVSSASEELSAQIEQSDRGTEEQARRVAETATAMEEMNASVLEVARNAGGAADVSENARRMADEGSTIVGKVVDGIGQVQKQSLALKRDMEELGRQAESIGQIMNVISDIADQTNLLALNAAIEAARAGDAGRGFAVVADEVRKLAEKTMHATQEVGAAVRGIQQGTRTNMEHVDRSVGTIEEATDLARRSGESLREIVRFVDAAADQVRGIATASEQQSAASEEINRAVEQVSAISTETAQAMREAATAVNELANQSQVLKRLVEELKQG, from the coding sequence ATGAAGCTGTCTGTCAAACTTTCCGGTGCGTTCGGCACGCTTCTGGTGCTGATGCTCATGCTTGGGGTGTACGGCAATTACATGTTCGGGGATATCCTGGTGGCTGTCCACGACGTGACCCGTAACTGGCTGCCCAGCATCAAGTCCTTGGGCGAGATGCAGGCATCGCTGAACGCGGTGCGCCGGGCAGAGTCGCAGCATATCATTTCGGACACCACCGCCGCCATGGATGAAGAGGAGCGGGCCATGGAAAAGGCGCGCACCGCCTTTCTCGACGGCGCGCGCAAGTACGAACTGCTCATTTCCAGTGATGAAGAACGGCGCATGTTCACGAAGATGAAGGCGGACGCTGACGCCTATCTTGCCGTGTTGCCGCAGATCATTCCCGTGTCGCGGGCCATGAAGACGGATGAGGCCCGCGCGCTGTCCGTGGGCAAGGCCCGGCCCGCGTTCCGCTCGGCCATGCAAGGGATGATGGAACTGGTGGAACTGAACGACAAGGGGTCCCAGACGTCCGGCCAACAGGCCGAAGACGAGGCGGGCCAGGCCCGCATGGTCAGCCTGGTGCTGATGCTGGTGGCGCTGGGCATCGGCATTGGCGCCGCGCTGTACCTTATCCGTTCCACCCTGTCCCAGTTGGGCGAAGACCCAGGCTACCTGTACGATGTGTCGCGCCAGATCGCGGCGGGCAATCTTGCCGTGCCGTTCCGGTCCAGCAAGTACAAGGGCGTGTACGACGCCATGCAGCAGATGGTGGCCACCCTGAAGGCCAAGATCGCCGAGGCTGATGATAAGAGCCGTCAGGCCGCCGCCAAGGAGCAGGAAGCCCTGACCGCCATGCGCGAGGCTGACGAGGCCCGCCGCCAGGCCGAAAGCGCCAAGCGCGAGGGCATGTTGCAGGCCGCGCAGAAGCTGGAGGGCGTGGTGGAGGTGGTGTCTTCCGCGTCGGAAGAACTGTCCGCCCAGATCGAACAGTCCGACCGGGGTACCGAGGAGCAGGCGCGCCGGGTGGCGGAAACCGCCACAGCCATGGAAGAGATGAACGCCAGCGTGCTCGAGGTGGCCCGCAACGCGGGCGGGGCAGCGGACGTTTCGGAAAACGCCCGCCGCATGGCCGACGAAGGGTCGACCATCGTCGGCAAGGTGGTGGACGGCATCGGGCAGGTGCAGAAGCAGTCGCTGGCGCTGAAGCGCGATATGGAGGAACTGGGGCGGCAGGCGGAATCCATCGGGCAGATCATGAACGTGATCAGCGACATCGCCGACCAGACCAACCTGCTGGCGTTGAACGCCGCCATCGAGGCGGCCCGCGCCGGTGACGCCGGACGCGGTTTTGCCGTGGTGGCCGACGAGGTGCGCAAGCTGGCGGAAAAGACCATGCACGCCACCCAGGAGGTGGGCGCGGCGGTGCGGGGCATCCAGCAGGGCACGCGCACCAACATGGAGCACGTGGACCGTTCCGTGGGCACCATCGAGGAGGCCACCGACCTTGCCCGCCGTTCTGGCGAATCGCTGCGCGAGATCGTGCGCTTTGTCGATGCGGCGGCCGACCAGGTGCGGGGCATCGCCACCGCATCGGAGCAGCAGTCCGCCGCCAGCGAGGAAATCAACCGTGCCGTGGAACAGGTAAGCGCCATTTCGACAGAAACGGCCCAGGCCATGCGCGAGGCGGCAACCGCCGTGAACGAACTGGCCAACCAGTCGCAGGTGCTCAAGCGCCTGGTGGAGGAACTGAAGCAGGGCTAG
- a CDS encoding cytochrome c family protein: MAVAAVTPARAASPYVGSTACQPCHAGEYEKFQKHSKKAKSWKSVATMAPKLTPEELRGCYECHVTGYGKGGFVDYAATPQFADVGCETCHGPGAAHADAGDPSLIGKPTMATCEGCHNASRVRSFGFKPLLHSGAH; encoded by the coding sequence ATGGCGGTCGCGGCGGTCACCCCCGCGCGGGCGGCTTCGCCCTATGTGGGCAGCACCGCATGCCAGCCCTGTCACGCCGGGGAATACGAGAAATTCCAGAAGCATTCCAAGAAGGCCAAATCGTGGAAGAGCGTGGCCACCATGGCACCCAAGCTGACACCGGAAGAACTGCGCGGCTGCTATGAATGCCACGTGACCGGGTACGGCAAGGGCGGCTTTGTGGACTACGCCGCCACCCCGCAGTTTGCCGACGTGGGCTGCGAGACCTGCCACGGCCCCGGCGCGGCCCACGCCGACGCGGGTGATCCCTCGCTTATCGGCAAGCCCACCATGGCCACCTGCGAAGGCTGTCACAACGCAAGCCGGGTGCGCTCGTTCGGTTTCAAACCGTTGCTCCACAGCGGCGCGCACTAG
- a CDS encoding methyl-accepting chemotaxis protein, with protein MGGTLARSLSLRTSLLVTVIAVSVFAVIIGTGAWRQRYAALEELEAVVSRESAMIKTAIDRPMLLGNDAGTRAEFADLARHYADTTVHLASFNGNITYSTRPEAERRDLSEVLPDPGLRDLTGRARREALEASLLFERDGRSVFAHVVGIRNEPSCHHCHGASQPLLGQLVVMQDVTPILAGVNGRILESAGISAAGLVALLAGVILFIRRAIVDRVQRITDASTAIAGGDLNADLAVGGHDELARLAANLHGMVGGLKKELGFSKGILSGMTLPFLVAGTDGRVSYCNAALLRMLGLDGEPEAQAGKTVGDLMFGDPRRDTVTDRVLRERSAHTGQRVTLDSRKGGQVHVVVDSAPLLDLDGNLIGAFSVYTDITEMQRQQARTEEQHARIARAAEAARQVSARVSSASGELSEQVEEASSGADEQRGLAVESASAMEQMNASVMEVASNAGTAADLAGSAHEQARQGSAVVEEAVACINRVAEQARVLEQDMGELGTQAEGVGRIIGVIEDIADQTNLLALNAAIEAARAGDAGRGFAVVADEVRKLAEKTMQATREVVGFVGAIRASVARSRAATDEAVRLVEQSTGLAGRSGEALLAIVHTVDRTADQVRAIATAAEQQSAASEQITRAVDRISTISGHTADSMRHSAGAVSDLARLAQELDGIIDDMR; from the coding sequence ATGGGGGGAACTCTCGCGCGGTCGCTCAGCCTGCGCACGTCGCTTCTGGTGACGGTCATCGCCGTCAGCGTGTTCGCGGTCATCATCGGCACCGGGGCGTGGCGCCAGCGTTACGCGGCCCTGGAGGAACTGGAGGCGGTGGTCAGCCGCGAGTCGGCCATGATCAAGACGGCCATCGACCGGCCCATGCTGCTGGGCAACGACGCGGGCACCCGCGCCGAATTCGCCGACCTTGCGCGCCACTACGCGGACACCACCGTGCATCTGGCCAGCTTCAACGGCAACATCACCTACTCCACCCGGCCAGAGGCAGAGCGGCGCGACCTGTCCGAGGTGCTGCCGGACCCCGGCCTGCGCGACCTGACGGGCCGCGCCCGGCGCGAGGCGCTGGAGGCGTCGCTGCTGTTCGAGCGGGACGGGCGGTCGGTGTTCGCGCATGTTGTCGGCATCCGCAACGAACCGTCGTGCCACCACTGCCACGGCGCCTCGCAACCGTTGCTGGGGCAGTTGGTGGTGATGCAGGACGTCACGCCCATCCTGGCCGGGGTGAACGGCCGCATTCTGGAAAGCGCGGGCATCTCGGCGGCGGGGCTGGTGGCGCTGCTGGCCGGGGTCATCCTGTTCATCCGGCGGGCCATCGTGGATCGGGTGCAGCGCATCACCGATGCCAGCACGGCCATTGCCGGGGGCGACCTGAACGCGGACCTGGCCGTGGGCGGGCATGACGAACTGGCCCGCCTGGCCGCAAACCTGCACGGCATGGTGGGCGGCCTGAAAAAGGAACTGGGCTTTTCCAAGGGCATCCTGAGCGGCATGACCCTGCCCTTTCTGGTGGCAGGCACGGATGGCCGCGTCAGCTACTGCAACGCGGCGCTGCTGCGCATGCTGGGGCTGGACGGCGAACCGGAGGCGCAGGCGGGCAAGACCGTGGGCGACCTGATGTTCGGCGATCCGCGCCGCGACACCGTGACCGATCGCGTGCTGCGCGAACGCAGCGCGCACACCGGCCAGCGGGTCACCCTGGACAGCCGCAAGGGCGGGCAGGTGCACGTGGTGGTGGATTCGGCGCCGCTGCTGGATCTGGACGGCAACCTCATCGGTGCGTTCAGCGTGTACACCGACATTACCGAAATGCAGCGCCAGCAGGCCCGCACGGAAGAACAGCACGCCCGCATCGCCCGCGCGGCAGAGGCGGCGCGGCAGGTTTCCGCGCGGGTGTCCTCCGCATCGGGCGAACTGTCGGAACAGGTGGAAGAAGCCAGCAGCGGTGCGGACGAACAGCGCGGGCTGGCCGTGGAAAGCGCATCGGCCATGGAGCAGATGAACGCCTCCGTCATGGAGGTGGCCAGCAATGCCGGTACCGCCGCCGACCTGGCCGGTTCCGCCCACGAGCAGGCCCGGCAGGGCTCTGCCGTGGTGGAAGAGGCCGTGGCCTGCATCAACCGCGTGGCCGAGCAGGCCCGCGTGCTGGAACAGGACATGGGCGAACTGGGCACCCAGGCCGAGGGCGTGGGGCGGATCATCGGGGTCATCGAGGACATCGCGGACCAGACAAACCTGCTGGCCCTGAATGCGGCCATCGAAGCGGCCCGCGCCGGAGACGCCGGGCGCGGATTTGCCGTGGTGGCCGACGAGGTGCGCAAGCTGGCCGAAAAGACCATGCAGGCCACGCGAGAGGTGGTGGGCTTCGTGGGGGCCATCCGCGCCAGTGTTGCCCGCAGCCGTGCCGCCACCGACGAGGCCGTGCGGCTGGTGGAGCAGTCCACCGGGCTGGCCGGGCGCAGCGGCGAGGCATTGCTGGCCATCGTGCACACCGTGGACCGCACGGCGGACCAGGTGCGGGCCATCGCCACGGCGGCGGAGCAGCAATCCGCCGCCAGCGAGCAGATTACCCGCGCGGTGGACCGCATCAGCACCATTTCCGGCCATACGGCCGATTCCATGCGTCATTCTGCAGGGGCCGTAAGCGACCTTGCCCGGCTGGCGCAGGAGTTGGATGGGATTATCGACGACATGCGTTAG
- a CDS encoding 4Fe-4S binding protein: MNRQRARLASRWLCFAAFVLLAWGAGQALPGNAVLPRDVMLRLDPSVALAASIAGRAFIGAAVPGLAVLTLSLLLGRAFCGWVCPFGAMVDAGDALWKRLTKARRRTSGRRQSGRNDAIPRSAVPRLPKYAVLAAMLTAALAGLDLVFWAAPLPLAARFWTLAAWPPVARLAEAGLSLAAPLAHSMGATGLAFAEVAVPGYAATGYIVGFFALVLAGGLLAPRLWCRMLCPAGAAMGLAGRAAPWRRRVEHACTACGACARQCPAGAIPATTPRATDHAECLKCLRCADVCPVDAVRFTFRDVPDRCPPRVPDASAELPPHARSQRRALLGGLAVGTCAAALGHAAPALGRPEGVLRPPGALPEPDFLARCVRCGLCAAACPTNTLQPAWLASGALGMFSPVVTPARGFCDPPCHACARACPTTAIRRLADERTFAKIGTAEVLRDHCLAWAKKKRCLVCDEVCPYDAIALKPEPGYTVGVPHVDPARCAGCGFCEKHCPETVPATGQKAIVIHPRDALRIATGSMRTAAEARGLRLVFTPRKPGETYAPDLTGAVPYPHTDGTRPPLPGTDGAPPSGGLPPGFTE; the protein is encoded by the coding sequence ATGAACCGTCAACGGGCGCGGCTGGCCAGCCGCTGGCTGTGCTTCGCGGCCTTCGTGCTGCTGGCGTGGGGCGCAGGGCAGGCCCTGCCCGGCAACGCTGTCCTGCCCCGCGACGTGATGCTGCGGCTGGACCCGTCCGTGGCCCTGGCCGCCAGTATCGCAGGGCGCGCATTCATCGGCGCGGCGGTGCCGGGGCTGGCGGTGCTGACCCTGTCCCTGCTGCTGGGCCGGGCGTTCTGCGGCTGGGTGTGCCCGTTCGGGGCCATGGTGGACGCTGGCGACGCCCTGTGGAAACGCCTGACGAAGGCCCGACGGCGCACTTCCGGGCGGCGGCAATCCGGCCGGAACGACGCCATACCCCGCTCCGCCGTGCCGCGCCTGCCCAAGTACGCCGTGCTGGCCGCCATGCTGACGGCGGCGCTGGCCGGGCTGGACCTGGTATTCTGGGCCGCGCCGCTGCCGCTGGCCGCACGCTTCTGGACGCTGGCGGCCTGGCCCCCGGTGGCCCGGCTGGCCGAGGCAGGCCTTTCACTGGCCGCGCCGCTGGCCCACAGCATGGGCGCCACCGGCCTGGCCTTCGCCGAAGTGGCCGTGCCCGGCTACGCGGCCACCGGCTACATCGTCGGGTTCTTCGCACTGGTGCTGGCTGGCGGGCTGCTGGCCCCGCGCCTGTGGTGCCGCATGCTCTGCCCTGCCGGTGCGGCCATGGGCCTTGCGGGACGCGCGGCCCCGTGGCGGCGGCGGGTGGAACACGCCTGCACCGCCTGCGGCGCCTGCGCGCGGCAGTGCCCGGCAGGGGCCATCCCGGCCACTACCCCGCGCGCCACGGACCACGCCGAATGCCTGAAATGCCTGCGCTGCGCCGATGTCTGCCCCGTGGACGCGGTGCGCTTCACCTTCCGGGACGTTCCCGACAGATGCCCACCACGTGTACCCGATGCATCGGCGGAACTGCCGCCCCATGCCCGGTCCCAACGCCGCGCGCTGCTGGGGGGTCTGGCCGTGGGCACCTGTGCCGCCGCGCTGGGGCACGCCGCCCCGGCGCTGGGCAGGCCGGAAGGGGTACTGCGCCCGCCGGGCGCCCTGCCGGAGCCGGACTTTCTGGCCCGCTGCGTGCGCTGCGGGCTGTGCGCCGCTGCCTGCCCCACCAACACCCTGCAACCCGCATGGCTGGCCAGCGGGGCATTGGGCATGTTCAGCCCGGTGGTCACCCCGGCGCGCGGCTTCTGCGACCCGCCCTGCCACGCCTGCGCCCGCGCCTGCCCCACCACGGCCATCCGGCGGTTGGCCGACGAGCGCACCTTCGCCAAGATCGGCACGGCAGAGGTACTGCGCGACCACTGCCTGGCCTGGGCCAAGAAAAAGCGCTGCTTGGTCTGCGACGAGGTGTGCCCCTACGACGCCATCGCCCTGAAGCCGGAACCCGGCTACACCGTGGGCGTGCCCCACGTGGACCCGGCCCGCTGCGCCGGGTGCGGCTTCTGCGAAAAGCACTGCCCGGAAACGGTACCTGCCACCGGCCAGAAGGCCATCGTCATTCACCCGCGCGATGCCCTGCGCATCGCCACCGGCAGCATGCGCACGGCGGCGGAAGCACGCGGCCTGCGCCTGGTGTTCACCCCCAGAAAGCCCGGCGAGACCTACGCCCCAGACCTCACGGGCGCCGTGCCGTACCCGCACACCGACGGCACCCGGCCGCCGTTGCCCGGCACGGACGGTGCGCCGCCATCCGGCGGCCTGCCGCCCGGCTTCACCGAATAG
- a CDS encoding DUF362 domain-containing protein encodes MRRRDFLKWQLSGALWLAAGAGLPAMPSALSPRSFLSPGPGEALAASAEPDIAVVKGAPAAATHACVGMLGGMGRFVKTGQKVVIKPNMSFASAASLGTNTHPEVVAALVRMCRDAGAASVLVLDNPLAPAEQCIERSGIRTACAEFGDIVQAPTAERFYRELDIDGAQQMTTNTFLRDALDADVLIAAPTAKSHSSTGVSLGLKGMMGLIRQRGVMHSRYDLDTSIVDLNTRLRAALTVIDGTYVLTTGGPGGPGKVVQENTVIASADPVAADACAVESFEWYGRRFAARQVSHIRLAHERGLGSMDLASRAVTRVTL; translated from the coding sequence ATGCGTCGCAGGGACTTTCTGAAATGGCAGTTGTCCGGCGCATTGTGGCTGGCCGCCGGGGCAGGCCTGCCCGCCATGCCGTCCGCGCTTTCGCCTCGTTCCTTTCTGTCGCCGGGGCCGGGCGAGGCGCTGGCCGCCAGCGCGGAGCCGGACATTGCCGTGGTCAAGGGCGCCCCCGCCGCCGCCACCCATGCCTGCGTGGGCATGCTGGGCGGCATGGGCCGCTTCGTGAAGACCGGGCAGAAGGTGGTCATCAAGCCCAACATGTCCTTTGCCTCCGCCGCCAGCCTGGGCACCAACACCCACCCGGAAGTGGTGGCCGCGCTGGTGCGCATGTGCCGCGACGCGGGCGCCGCATCCGTGCTGGTGCTGGACAACCCGCTGGCCCCGGCGGAGCAGTGCATCGAGCGTTCGGGCATACGGACCGCCTGCGCCGAGTTCGGCGACATCGTGCAGGCCCCCACGGCAGAGCGGTTCTACCGCGAACTGGACATCGACGGCGCGCAACAGATGACCACCAACACCTTTTTGCGCGACGCGCTGGACGCCGACGTGCTCATTGCCGCGCCCACGGCCAAGTCGCACAGTTCCACGGGCGTCTCGCTGGGGCTCAAGGGCATGATGGGCCTGATCCGCCAGCGCGGGGTGATGCATTCGCGCTACGATCTCGACACCTCCATCGTGGACCTGAACACCAGGCTGCGCGCCGCGCTCACGGTCATCGACGGCACCTACGTGCTGACCACAGGCGGACCCGGCGGGCCCGGCAAGGTCGTGCAGGAGAACACGGTGATCGCCTCCGCCGACCCGGTGGCCGCCGACGCCTGCGCCGTGGAATCATTCGAATGGTACGGACGGCGCTTTGCCGCGCGGCAGGTCAGCCACATCCGGCTGGCCCATGAACGGGGGCTGGGTTCCATGGACCTCGCTTCGCGCGCCGTCACGCGGGTCACCCTGTAG
- the lepA gene encoding translation elongation factor 4, translating to MPRQEHIRNFSIIAHIDHGKSTLADRILEVTGLVSDREKRDQYLDRMDLERERGITIKAQSVRIPYTAKDGRKYVLNLIDTPGHVDFNYEVSRSLAACEGALLVVDASQGVEAQTLANVYLALDHNLEVIPVLNKVDLPSADAERVKHEIEESIGLDCTDAVAVSAKTGLNVDKVLEAIVERLPAPEGNLNAPLKALIFDSWYDSYQGVVVLFRVVDGVLRKGDRIKLFATERSYEVIRLGVFSPEIVDMTELGAGEVGFLCANIKELGDAKVGDTITHVDRPAEIPVEGFKEVQPMVFCGLYPTDSADYEQLKYALEKLQLNDAAFSYEPETSQALGFGYRCGFLGLLHMEIIQERLEREFQVELIATAPSVIYKIDTVDGKKNDIDNPSKLPDPTKIAALYEPYVRMDIHVPNDYVGNVLKLCEEKRGIQKNMGYIASNRVVITYELPFAEIVFDFFDRLKSGTKGYASMDYEFIDYRESALVKLDILINAEAVDALAVIVHRDKAYHYGRALALKLKRTIPRQMFEVAIQAAIGQKIIARESISALRKNVTAKCYGGDITRKRKLLEKQKEGKKRMKRMGNVELPQEAFLAALQVGDE from the coding sequence ATGCCCAGACAGGAACACATCCGCAATTTCAGCATCATCGCGCACATCGACCATGGCAAATCCACCCTGGCCGACCGTATCCTTGAGGTTACCGGACTGGTCAGCGACCGCGAAAAACGCGACCAGTACCTGGACCGCATGGACCTTGAGCGCGAGCGCGGCATTACCATCAAGGCCCAGTCGGTGCGCATTCCGTACACGGCCAAGGATGGCCGCAAGTACGTGCTGAACCTCATCGACACGCCCGGCCACGTGGACTTCAACTACGAGGTCTCGCGCTCGCTCGCCGCGTGCGAAGGGGCGCTGCTGGTGGTGGACGCCTCGCAGGGCGTGGAGGCCCAGACCCTGGCCAACGTGTACCTTGCGCTGGACCACAACCTGGAAGTCATCCCGGTCCTGAACAAGGTGGACCTGCCCAGCGCCGACGCCGAGCGCGTGAAGCACGAGATCGAGGAAAGCATCGGCCTCGACTGCACCGACGCCGTGGCCGTCAGCGCCAAGACCGGCCTGAACGTGGACAAGGTGCTGGAAGCCATCGTCGAGCGCCTGCCCGCGCCCGAAGGCAACCTGAACGCCCCGCTGAAGGCCCTGATTTTCGACTCCTGGTACGATTCGTACCAGGGTGTGGTGGTGCTGTTCCGCGTTGTGGACGGCGTGCTGCGCAAGGGCGACCGCATCAAGCTGTTCGCCACCGAACGCAGCTACGAAGTGATCCGCCTTGGCGTGTTCTCGCCCGAAATCGTGGACATGACCGAGCTTGGCGCGGGCGAAGTGGGCTTTCTGTGCGCCAACATCAAGGAACTGGGCGACGCCAAGGTGGGTGACACCATCACCCATGTGGACCGCCCCGCCGAGATACCCGTGGAAGGCTTCAAGGAAGTGCAGCCCATGGTGTTCTGCGGGCTGTACCCCACCGATTCCGCCGACTACGAACAGCTCAAGTACGCGCTGGAAAAGTTGCAGCTCAACGACGCCGCCTTCTCGTACGAGCCGGAAACCTCGCAGGCGCTCGGCTTCGGCTACCGCTGCGGGTTCCTGGGCCTGTTGCACATGGAAATCATCCAGGAGCGGCTGGAGCGCGAATTTCAGGTGGAGCTCATCGCCACCGCCCCCTCGGTGATCTACAAGATCGACACCGTGGACGGGAAGAAGAACGACATCGACAACCCCTCCAAGCTCCCCGACCCCACCAAGATTGCCGCGCTGTACGAACCTTACGTGCGCATGGACATTCACGTGCCCAACGACTACGTGGGCAACGTGCTGAAGCTGTGCGAGGAAAAGCGCGGCATCCAGAAGAACATGGGCTACATCGCCTCCAACCGTGTGGTCATCACCTACGAACTGCCGTTCGCCGAAATCGTGTTCGATTTCTTCGACCGGCTGAAGTCGGGCACCAAGGGCTACGCGTCCATGGACTACGAGTTCATCGACTACCGCGAGTCGGCCCTGGTGAAGCTGGACATCCTGATCAACGCCGAAGCCGTGGATGCGCTGGCCGTCATCGTGCACCGCGACAAGGCCTATCACTATGGCCGCGCGCTGGCGCTGAAGCTGAAGCGCACCATCCCGCGCCAGATGTTCGAGGTGGCCATCCAGGCGGCCATCGGGCAGAAGATCATCGCCCGCGAATCCATTTCCGCGCTGCGCAAGAACGTGACCGCCAAGTGCTACGGCGGCGACATTACCCGCAAGCGCAAGCTTTTGGAAAAGCAGAAGGAAGGCAAGAAGCGCATGAAGCGCATGGGCAACGTGGAGTTGCCGCAGGAGGCGTTTCTTGCCGCCCTTCAGGTGGGCGACGAGTAA